The DNA sequence CTACTATCCATAGTTCATCCACCTTACCAGAAACGGTCGTCGTCGCAGCGCCAAAGTTCTGCGTAAGCTTAAAACCCAGCGGCTTGCCGTCAGTCGTCTCAATATTCGTTTCCGTCGTAGTCATCTGCACAGGTTCATTGACCCGCTTGACAAGAATCCTCATTGTTTCGGTAGTGGTCACTTTATCATTGGCCTCTACACGGCTTCGGATTACATAACCCATTTTCTTGCTCCCCGTAAACACGGCGTAATACTCGGTTTCCTCCGACTTGGCACTGCTCACGCCGGCTGCTGCTAACACCAGGCAAACGCCAAAAATACACCGGATTTTCATAATTCAACCCCTTTTGCTCTTCTCGATTTCCAAAAAACTCTCCTGACCATTATAAACGCAAAGATTCGAATTTTCATCGCAAATTTTCTATTTGTCGACTAAAATATGCCTAATTCCCTTGTAGCGTAACGTTATGGTTTTTGATGAACTCTTAAAACTCGTTTCTTCGAATAAGGCCCCTGTTATTCGTATTGATTCGCGCCTTGTCAAAGCCGGCGATATCTTCGTGGCTGTCGTTGGTGCAGTATGCGACGGCCACGACTTCATCAGCCAGGCCGTAACAAATGGCGCCAAATACATCGTTTGCCAGAGGCCTTGTCTTCATAAAGGTCTGGAAACAATCCTCGTCGATGATTCCGCAAAAGCAGCAGCGGTTCTGGCGCAGGCTCGTTCGGGTAACCCTGCCTCTAAACTGACCAATCTCGCCGTCACCGGAACAAACGGCAAAACCACAGTCGCTTTTCTCGTCCGCTCCTGCATACAAATCGCCGGCCAAAAGTGCGGACTTGTCGGCACAATTATCTACGATACGGGGTCGGAAACCTTCGAAGCGCCCCTGACAACGCCCGACTGCCTGACAATCGCCGAGAGACAATCGCAAATGTTAAAGGCCGGCGCAAAATATATGGTCATCGAAGCCAGTAGCCACGCACTCGCTCAAAACCGCCTCGCCGCTGTCAGCTTCAAAGCCGCCGCGTTTACCAACCTCACAGGCGACCATCTCGATTACCACAAAACCAAAGAAGAATATCTCGCAGCCAAAACAAATCTTTTTGCAGGCCTTTCACCCCAGGCCACAGCTATATTAAATAAACAATCACCAGAAGCGGAAAAAATCGCCAAAAAAACAAAAGCAAAAATTCTATGGTATGCCGTCGATGCCCCTGCTGATATCACAACCCATATCGAATCAATGGACATAAATGGAACAGTTTTCTCGCTGGAATATGTCGGCCAGTCATCCATCGTAAGAACTCCTCTGCTGGGTCTGCACAATGTCAGCAATCACCTCGCCGCGGCTGGAATATGCCTTGCCGCAGGCCTGGACTTAAAAACAGTAGCCGCCGGCCTTTCAGCCCTCAAGGGTGTGCCGGGCCGATTGGAAAAAGTCGATTGGAATGGCGATTTTGCCGTCCTGGTTGATTATGCGCATACCGACGACGCCCTGAAAAATGTCCTCTCGACATTAAAACCTCTCTGCAAAGGCAATCTAAGGGTCATCTTTGGCTGCGGCGGGGACAGAGACAGGACCAAACGCCCGAGAATGGCTAAGGTCGTCGAACAATTAGCTGACTTTGCAATTGTAACAAGCGATAATCCCCGCACCGAAAATCCGCAGGGTATTATTAACGAAATCGCCGCCGGCTTCAAAAATCCTGGCTCACAGAAAATTACCATCGAGCCCGACCGAAAAAAGGCAATCGCAATGGCGATGAATACTGCCGGCAAAAACGATATTGTCCTCATCGCCGGTAAAGGCCACGAAGATTATCAAATAATCGGCAAACAAAAATTCGGCTTCTCAGACAATGCGGTCGCTTTGGAGTGCTTAACAAAAAGAAAATGAAAAAATTCCTTATCAAAGACCTCGCCCAGATAATCAAATCGCAGCCTCTTGAGGATTCGGGCCGTGCTCTGCGGGCCGTCAGTCACGGCTCCTTCATACGCGTCAATACCGATTCGAGAACCATCAAGACCGGCGATTGCTTCTTCGCCATCTCAGGCGATAACTTCGACGGCCACGACTATATTGACGACGCCTTCGCCAAAGGCGCCGTCTGCGCCGTCGTCAGCAGAGATATCGATTCCCCGGGCTTTTGCCTGCTGAAGGTCGATGATACCATAAAAGCCCTCGGCGACTTCGCCGCCGAATTTCGCCGGTTGATGAATTTCAAGGTCGTTGCCGTCACCGGCTCGGTCGGCAAAACCACCGTCCGGCAAATCGTCCATCACATTTTAAGTCAGAACCACCGTGTCTTTCAATCCCAGAAAAATTTCAATAATCAAATCGGCCTCCCTCTGACACTTCTCGGCGCCGACCCGAAACACGAAATCGTCGTCACCGAACTGGGAACAAACCACCCTGGCGAAATCGCATATCTTACTGCCATTGCCCAGCCGAACATCGCGGTTGTAACCAATGTTTACCCCGCCCACCTGGAGGGCTTCGGCAGCGTCGATGCTATCGCGAAAGAAAAACTGTCCATCTCACAAGGCCTCCCGTCCGATGGTGTCTTGATAATCAACTCCGCCGTCACACCGCCCGCGGAACTCTCAGCCAAAATCCTGACCTTCGGAAAAATAGGTAACTGCGACTTCCGCGCCCAAAACATCTCCTTCGACGGCCCAGCCAGTCGGTTCACCATCGATGGGGCAGAGGTTCTCCTGCCGCTTGCCGGCCCCGGCAATGTCGAAAACGCCCTTGCCGCCTGGGCTGTCTGCAGCCAATTCGGCATAACTATTGATGATTTCGCACAGGCGGTAAAGACCTTGTCGACCGTTCCTATGCGGGCCGAATTCCTGCAAATCGGAACGCTGACGGTATTAAACGATTGTTACAATGCAAACCCAGCCTCGATGAAAAATGCCCTCGACATATTGGCAGGCCTTGTCTCAAAAGAAAAACGCCGGGCGGTTTTTATCTGCGGTGACATGGCTGAGTTGGGACGGCAAACGGAGGATTTGCACACCGGCCTGGGCAACGACATCGCCGGGGCCGAAGTTCAGCTCCTGCTGACCGTCGGAGATTCAGCGAAAATCGCCGCAGACTCCGCAAAAAACGCCGCAAAATACGGTTTGCAAACAAATTCTTTCGCAGATGTCCTTTCAGCTTGCAATAATCTCAAAAAATTCATAAAAGATTACGATATAATATTGGTCAAGGGCTCCAGAATTAACAGGCTGGAAGTGGCCGTCGAAAAATTAAAAGAACTTTTCTCGTAAAGCTGTCTTGCCAGGCCTTTAGCAAAACACGCAATTACGAGATACGAGATATAGTATGATATACCATTTGTTGTGGCATTTCCGCGACGTCTTCACTCATAAACTGGGCTTCTATGCCTATCAGGATGTCCTGTTTCGCTCGGTAGCCGCCGTCTTGACAAGTTTTCTTGTCGCGATTTTCCTTGGCCCTTCCATAATCCGCTTCCTGATGCGCAAAAAAATCGGCGACCGCCCGGAGTTTCATCACGCCGCACTTAACGAATTGACCAGGGAAAAGGCCAACACCCCTACAATGGGCGGCCTGATTATCATCATCGCCGGTTTAGCGACAACTTTGCTCTGGGCAAAGCTAAATAACCCCTTCGTCCAAAAAGCAATCATTTTAGTGATAATGTTTGGCGCCCTCGGCGGCATCGACGACTGGCTGAAACTCACTGCGGACATCAGGCACCGAAGCAGAGACGGTTTGAAACCCTGGGAAAAAATCCTCTTCCAATTCGGCTTCGCCGTCCTAATAGGCCTCTTCTTGTATAGAGACTTTACTAACATCCCGGACGGTAAACTGTTCTGGCTGCCGTTCTATAAGCACGGCCTGCCGCTGGCCAACTGGATGTTTGTCCTTATTGCCATTTTTTATCTGTCCGCTACCAGCAATGCCGTCAATCTGACCGATGGTATGGATGGCCTCGCTGCTGGCTGCGTCGGAATGGTCAGCCTCGTTTTGGCCCTGCTTTGTTACGTCGCTTCCGAAACAATGACAAGAACAACCTCTGTCACCTGGTCCAGCTACCTCCTGCTCCCCGCAATCCCGCAGGCCGGCGAACTGAGTATCTTCTATTCGGCAATCTTGGGAGCTGTGCTCGGCTTCTTGTGGTACAATTGTCACCCTGCCCAGACCTTTATGGGTGATGTCGGCTCTCTGCCGCTTGGCGCAGCAATGGGCTACGGCGCTCTCGTGACGAGAAATGAAATTCTCCTCCTGATTATCGGCGGCGTGTTTGTGCTCGAATTGGTCAGCGTCATTCTTCAGGTTGGTTACTTCAAATACACCGGCGGAAAACGTATCTTCAGATGCGCCCCAATCCACCACCATTTTCACCTCTCCGGCTGGTCCGAGCCGCAGGTCGTTGTCCGATTTTGGCTCCTCGCCGCTGCCTTCGCCGCAATCGCACTCGCAACTCTGAAAATCCGCTAAAAAGCAGCTGTTGACAAAATTTATTCTTCACTCTTATAATGCGCTCATTGATAAAACAAGTGTTTCTATGCCGGAGGCTGAAAATGAAAGACAGCATCAAAGTTTCCAATCATTTCAGAAAAGAGCTTAAGCAGGAACTTCAAATATGGCAGTCCGATGGCATCATCACCCCTGGCCAGTCGACAGCAATAAATCAAAGATACATGCTCGACCAGACAGCAGGAGAATCCAGAAATATAGTGCTGTCTGCCATATACATAATTGGAGCTGTCCTGGTCGCCGCTGGAGTTATCAGTTTCGTAGCTGCCCATTGGGATAAAATTACTCCTTCTGTCAAAATCGCCGTAATTATCAGCTTTATGCTCGCCTGTCACCTCTCAGGGTTTTATCTTTGGAAAATCTCCGGCAAAAGTCCCCGGCTCGGTCATGCGCTTATAACCCTTGGAACATTGGTCTTCGGCGCTAACATCGGCCTGCTTGCCCAAATCTTTCACATCGAAGCCAACTTCTACAATGGAATGTATGCATGGGCAATAGGCGCCCTCGTAATGGCCTACGCCCTCGAAAGCGAGCCGAATATTATAATTGCTGTAATTGTATCGTTCATAGCTTTTTGCGGCTGGATTGCCGACGATTCTCATTCCTTCTGCTACTATCCATTTGTTGCTGCTGCTGTCGTACTGCCGTTTGCTTACCTTCATCGCTCAGTAATCACCTTTGCCTTTTCTCTTCTTGCCGTAGCAATTTCTGTTATGGTATATGCCGCATGGGATAGCAGCGGCCTCTTCGGGTTCTCAATCGCTGCCGCAGGTGTTGGCTTGTTCTGCTTCGCTTATGGCCTGTTGTCTAATCGTACGA is a window from the Phycisphaerae bacterium genome containing:
- a CDS encoding UDP-N-acetylmuramoyl-tripeptide--D-alanyl-D-alanine ligase, whose product is MKKFLIKDLAQIIKSQPLEDSGRALRAVSHGSFIRVNTDSRTIKTGDCFFAISGDNFDGHDYIDDAFAKGAVCAVVSRDIDSPGFCLLKVDDTIKALGDFAAEFRRLMNFKVVAVTGSVGKTTVRQIVHHILSQNHRVFQSQKNFNNQIGLPLTLLGADPKHEIVVTELGTNHPGEIAYLTAIAQPNIAVVTNVYPAHLEGFGSVDAIAKEKLSISQGLPSDGVLIINSAVTPPAELSAKILTFGKIGNCDFRAQNISFDGPASRFTIDGAEVLLPLAGPGNVENALAAWAVCSQFGITIDDFAQAVKTLSTVPMRAEFLQIGTLTVLNDCYNANPASMKNALDILAGLVSKEKRRAVFICGDMAELGRQTEDLHTGLGNDIAGAEVQLLLTVGDSAKIAADSAKNAAKYGLQTNSFADVLSACNNLKKFIKDYDIILVKGSRINRLEVAVEKLKELFS
- a CDS encoding UDP-N-acetylmuramoyl-L-alanyl-D-glutamate--2,6-diaminopimelate ligase; the encoded protein is MVFDELLKLVSSNKAPVIRIDSRLVKAGDIFVAVVGAVCDGHDFISQAVTNGAKYIVCQRPCLHKGLETILVDDSAKAAAVLAQARSGNPASKLTNLAVTGTNGKTTVAFLVRSCIQIAGQKCGLVGTIIYDTGSETFEAPLTTPDCLTIAERQSQMLKAGAKYMVIEASSHALAQNRLAAVSFKAAAFTNLTGDHLDYHKTKEEYLAAKTNLFAGLSPQATAILNKQSPEAEKIAKKTKAKILWYAVDAPADITTHIESMDINGTVFSLEYVGQSSIVRTPLLGLHNVSNHLAAAGICLAAGLDLKTVAAGLSALKGVPGRLEKVDWNGDFAVLVDYAHTDDALKNVLSTLKPLCKGNLRVIFGCGGDRDRTKRPRMAKVVEQLADFAIVTSDNPRTENPQGIINEIAAGFKNPGSQKITIEPDRKKAIAMAMNTAGKNDIVLIAGKGHEDYQIIGKQKFGFSDNAVALECLTKRK
- the mraY gene encoding phospho-N-acetylmuramoyl-pentapeptide-transferase encodes the protein MIYHLLWHFRDVFTHKLGFYAYQDVLFRSVAAVLTSFLVAIFLGPSIIRFLMRKKIGDRPEFHHAALNELTREKANTPTMGGLIIIIAGLATTLLWAKLNNPFVQKAIILVIMFGALGGIDDWLKLTADIRHRSRDGLKPWEKILFQFGFAVLIGLFLYRDFTNIPDGKLFWLPFYKHGLPLANWMFVLIAIFYLSATSNAVNLTDGMDGLAAGCVGMVSLVLALLCYVASETMTRTTSVTWSSYLLLPAIPQAGELSIFYSAILGAVLGFLWYNCHPAQTFMGDVGSLPLGAAMGYGALVTRNEILLLIIGGVFVLELVSVILQVGYFKYTGGKRIFRCAPIHHHFHLSGWSEPQVVVRFWLLAAAFAAIALATLKIR
- a CDS encoding DUF2157 domain-containing protein encodes the protein MKDSIKVSNHFRKELKQELQIWQSDGIITPGQSTAINQRYMLDQTAGESRNIVLSAIYIIGAVLVAAGVISFVAAHWDKITPSVKIAVIISFMLACHLSGFYLWKISGKSPRLGHALITLGTLVFGANIGLLAQIFHIEANFYNGMYAWAIGALVMAYALESEPNIIIAVIVSFIAFCGWIADDSHSFCYYPFVAAAVVLPFAYLHRSVITFAFSLLAVAISVMVYAAWDSSGLFGFSIAAAGVGLFCFAYGLLSNRTNSFKIFAPPAMVFAVPLAAMNAYMLSFEESAREVKLASIKAEPWTILVAVVYIIAVLMWIYVFKSMLSDRRLRPISISMLVSTILLLSGIIIKIFPQGSRADNDYFSLIITANIACLALCVGLIINSYRAENRGIFWAGILLTALIITSRFLEYETDLLLKAAVFTGCGIGLILAGVSFENYLKKRRLINE